The region CCAGCCTGCCCATGGGTCAGTTTGCCCGTTGCTCACCCGTCGATGACCGGGCCTGTATGGCTGGCCAGGGCGTTGCGTTCAGCGCATCGGGAGGTTATCGGATTGCCGGGCCGGTGGGCCTGATGATTCGGGGCGAGCAGCACCGCAATACGGTCAATACCAGTGCCATGCTCGATGCCCTGTATCGCAATGATACAGACCTATGGACGGCCAAAGCCGATAACTGGTCGGTATTGAGCGTACTGGCAGGCCCCTACGTCAGCATTCCGATGGGCCGCTTTTCTGTCGATGCCCGTTTGCTGGCCGGTCGTGCACTGGCGGTGTTGCCAAATACGTCCATGGCCGGTAATTTCGGTACCACCGAGATGTCTGTGCGAACAACCGGTTCTCAGAGCACTGCTTTCGCACTCGGGGGTGGTATGTCGGTCCGCTACCGGCTTGGGCTTAGCACTTCATTGCTGCTCAATGCCGATTATAGCCGTGCTGATTTTACGTTTCATAACCTTATTTCAACCGCCACTAACGGGTCTGTTCGCTCACAAAGTGCCGCGTTCAGCAGTAACCGGGTGGTTAGTGTCGTTAGCATATCGGCCGGAGTAGCCGTACTTTTTGGCACAAAATACCGTCCGTTTTAAGGACCGCTGATCGATGTGTCAGGCAGTTCATCCCTATTGGGTTGTAACCATAGCGTATGTACCGTAGTTTAGTAGCCAAACTTACTATTCAGGCCATGACCCCTCTCCGTCGACATGCCGTGCTTCGGCGCGTAAAAGATATTACCCTCAGTGCTACCCTTAGTCTGGCCCTGCTAAACGGTGCGGTTCTGTTGCAGAGTTGTAGCAATAACAGTTCCGATGAGCAGGAAGAGCGAACCGAAACCAGCTTTAAGCAAGGTGTTCGGACGTACATTACTGAAACGGCACCGGGTAATTTTAAAATCACGGATGAAGTTCAGACGGGACCCGACAAGGCCGGGGCTATCGTGAACTACTACGATGGTCATCGCGATACGCTGAGCGTTGAAGCCGCTAAACGGCTTGTTGAAACCGATAAATCGACGAGTACGTACCTCAATAATCCGGGTGCTTACCACTCCTATCACCACAATGGCCTGGCCAATGCTTTGCTGTGGGGTAGCCTGGGTTATATGCTGGGGCGTAATAATTCATCCCAGTTTCAAAACGATCAGCGAAGATATGGGTCTGGCTTTTACACGAATCCGAGCCTGTTTCAACGCTCAACTCAGGTTGGTGAGAATATCCGTAGCTCGCGGGTGACGCGTACGGTGCGCCCGTCGGGTGGACGAAGTGGATTCTTTAGTGGCCGGAGCCGGAGCTTCTCCGGGTAACCACCAGGTTGCAGGGGTTAACAAATCGATTGGTTAACAAATCATTAAGCACGCACTCAGTTACTATACCGCATTACTTAGTGTCGTAATAGTCTTACCTTTGTGTATGAATCGGCAAAAAAACTGGGAGCGGCTGCGGCAGGAAGAATTTGATATTTGTATAATCGGGGCAGGTGCCAGTGGTGCTGGTGCCGCTTTGGATGCGGTGCTGCGTGGGTATAGCGTGGCCCTGATTGATCGAAGTGATTTTGCCGGAGAGACATCTTCCCGGTCAACGAAATTGATACATGGCGGTGTTCGGTATCTCGAACAAGCCATCAAAAAGCTCGATCTGGCGCAGCTGCGTCAGGTTCGACATGGGCTGGCCGAACGCCGGACGGTTATTCGAAACGCGCCCCATCTGGCGCATCCGCTCGCCATCCTGACGCCTGTATTCAGCTGGTTTGAGGGGATGTACATGACCGTTGGACTGACTCTCTACGATTTTATTGCCGGTCATGATGCCTTTCCGAAAGGAAGCTGGCTCAACCGGGCGCAGGCACTCGAAAAAAGCCCGAAGCTGACGCAGCAGATGCACAGCGCCGTTCTCTACTACGACGGGCAGTTTAACGATGCCCGCTATGCCCTGGCGCTGGCGCACTCCGCCGACGAAGCTGGTGCCGCTGTCGTTAACTACGCGGCCGTCACCGATTTCAGTCGAGAGAAAGGCCAGCTTAAAACTGCTACCGTAGAGGATCAGCTAACGGGCGAGACCGTAACGATCCGGGCGAGTGTATTCCTGAACTGCACAGGACCCTATGCGGATAGCATCCGTTTATTGGCGAACTCCGAACTGAGTCCACGTATCCGACCCAGCAAAGGCGTTCACATCGTACTCCCGCGCGAAACGCTCCAGAGTGACTACGCTATTCTGATTCCCAAAACGACGGATGGCCGGGTGGTATTCGCCATTCCGTTTGGCGATAAAGTGTTTGTCGGCACGACCGACAACGACTACAATGATCTGGCGAAAGAGCCGGTGCTGGAATCGGATGAGGTCGATTACCTGCTCGAAACCGTACGTCCTTACCTGGCCAAAGTGCCCGTCCGGGCCGATGTGCAGTCAGGTTTCGGGGGTATCCGGCCGCTTATCGTGAGCAGCCGCGCCGAT is a window of Spirosoma linguale DSM 74 DNA encoding:
- a CDS encoding hypothetical protein (KEGG: cla:Cla_1554 conserved hypothetical lipoprotein) codes for the protein MYRSLVAKLTIQAMTPLRRHAVLRRVKDITLSATLSLALLNGAVLLQSCSNNSSDEQEERTETSFKQGVRTYITETAPGNFKITDEVQTGPDKAGAIVNYYDGHRDTLSVEAAKRLVETDKSTSTYLNNPGAYHSYHHNGLANALLWGSLGYMLGRNNSSQFQNDQRRYGSGFYTNPSLFQRSTQVGENIRSSRVTRTVRPSGGRSGFFSGRSRSFSG
- a CDS encoding FAD dependent oxidoreductase (PFAM: FAD dependent oxidoreductase~KEGG: dvm:DvMF_0811 FAD dependent oxidoreductase), yielding MNRQKNWERLRQEEFDICIIGAGASGAGAALDAVLRGYSVALIDRSDFAGETSSRSTKLIHGGVRYLEQAIKKLDLAQLRQVRHGLAERRTVIRNAPHLAHPLAILTPVFSWFEGMYMTVGLTLYDFIAGHDAFPKGSWLNRAQALEKSPKLTQQMHSAVLYYDGQFNDARYALALAHSADEAGAAVVNYAAVTDFSREKGQLKTATVEDQLTGETVTIRASVFLNCTGPYADSIRLLANSELSPRIRPSKGVHIVLPRETLQSDYAILIPKTTDGRVVFAIPFGDKVFVGTTDNDYNDLAKEPVLESDEVDYLLETVRPYLAKVPVRADVQSGFGGIRPLIVSSRADTKTLLRDHEIEQDEASGLLSLLGGKWTTYRLMAQDAIDRVGEVLKKTVPGRTETHYLIGGEGYRFEDWETLQRQYSLPADVCQQLMKTYGSRAEQVAKLIVSQPELAQKLTDQQPYIRAEVIYQVREEMAVTLRDVLARRWRLELADWQLTAQITPQVADLMAAELNWSDAYRQEQVHNYQRLLTSFAKQAGIPSGQKKTVVTE